One Halococcus sediminicola genomic window carries:
- a CDS encoding RNA-guided endonuclease InsQ/TnpB family protein has translation MLRRTVCLKLDVPDDRRDDLHETTDRFRQAAQIAVDRAFERNDDGYVITHKTKLHHLTYEQAREATDGLNANLVQAARNLAGDAAKGVVSRWENGKRASKPEFTAPTVVYNKKALTYREDGVSLATVNGRVECDFVLPPEGENPQTEYLRGDEWELRESTLHYRSESGEYYLHTTVAKDEDVSEEAENGTVLGVDVGVENIAATSTGRFWSSGLLNHRREQYESVRAGLQQTGTESAHRTIQQLGEREQRWVDDLLHRISKDIVSEAVEHDCSRIAFEDLTDIRERMPGAKKFHAWAFRRLFDLVSYKADERGIRTVQVDPAYTSQRCSKCGHTARNNRPSQAEFRCGRCGYENHADYNAAKNVAMKHVRAGQKSPRGRANRHLALKTGTLNGNGEFSPADA, from the coding sequence GTGCTCAGACGTACCGTCTGTCTCAAACTCGACGTGCCCGACGACCGGCGCGACGATCTCCACGAAACCACTGACAGGTTTCGACAGGCCGCCCAAATCGCCGTCGACCGGGCCTTCGAGCGCAACGACGACGGCTACGTCATCACGCACAAAACGAAACTCCACCACTTGACCTACGAACAGGCTCGCGAAGCCACCGACGGCTTGAACGCGAACCTCGTACAGGCGGCGCGAAACCTTGCCGGCGACGCCGCGAAGGGTGTCGTCTCGCGCTGGGAGAACGGCAAGCGCGCGTCGAAGCCGGAGTTCACCGCACCGACCGTCGTCTACAACAAGAAGGCGCTCACCTACCGCGAGGACGGTGTGTCGCTTGCCACGGTGAACGGTCGCGTCGAGTGCGATTTCGTTCTCCCGCCCGAAGGCGAGAACCCACAGACCGAGTATCTTCGCGGCGATGAATGGGAGCTTCGAGAGAGCACGCTGCATTACCGCTCGGAGAGCGGCGAGTACTACCTCCACACCACAGTTGCGAAGGACGAGGATGTGTCGGAAGAAGCCGAGAACGGAACGGTTCTCGGTGTCGATGTGGGTGTGGAGAATATCGCCGCGACTTCAACTGGACGGTTCTGGTCGAGTGGGCTGTTGAACCACCGCCGCGAGCAGTACGAAAGCGTTCGTGCTGGGTTGCAACAGACCGGGACCGAGTCAGCCCACCGGACGATTCAGCAACTCGGCGAGCGCGAACAGCGGTGGGTCGACGACCTGTTGCACCGTATCTCGAAGGATATCGTGAGCGAAGCGGTCGAACACGACTGTTCGCGTATCGCCTTCGAGGACCTGACTGACATCCGCGAGCGGATGCCCGGTGCGAAGAAGTTTCATGCATGGGCGTTCCGACGCCTGTTCGACCTCGTTTCGTACAAGGCCGACGAACGCGGTATTCGCACGGTGCAGGTGGACCCGGCGTACACCAGCCAGCGCTGCTCGAAGTGCGGCCACACGGCCCGGAACAACCGCCCGTCACAGGCGGAGTTTCGGTGTGGGAGGTGTGGCTACGAGAACCACGCCGACTACAACGCGGCGAAGAACGTCGCGATGAAACACGTCCGCGCGGGGCAAAAGTCTCCGCGTGGACGGGCGAACCGTCATCTCGCCCTGAAGACGGGGACGCTGAACGGGAACGGCGAGTTTTCGCCTGCCGACGCATAA
- a CDS encoding helix-turn-helix domain-containing protein: protein MAERTRPVSAPTPQLPAATDASTAQFELPAEGFAFVELFERVPDATVELEPAIANPDDHALVIVQANAPEHTIDAAIRSSPNVAAVERFGGEDGHWRYRVTWDEHARQVIRRLITESITLVSLHGKAGRWKLRVIASKRDAIARAYETLEELGCAPECHSISTLGNGGIDSGGLTHRQHTALTRAFEMGYYNIPRDLTSAELATDLGVSHQALSERFRRAHRELIQNANIIE, encoded by the coding sequence ATGGCTGAACGCACTCGGCCGGTAAGCGCACCGACACCGCAGCTGCCGGCAGCCACCGACGCAAGCACTGCCCAGTTCGAACTCCCCGCCGAGGGGTTCGCCTTCGTCGAACTGTTCGAACGCGTGCCCGACGCGACGGTCGAACTCGAACCCGCTATCGCCAATCCCGACGACCACGCGCTGGTGATAGTACAGGCTAATGCACCCGAACACACGATTGATGCGGCGATTCGATCGTCCCCGAACGTCGCAGCGGTCGAACGGTTCGGCGGAGAAGACGGCCACTGGCGATACCGGGTGACATGGGATGAGCACGCCCGTCAAGTCATCCGGAGGCTCATTACAGAGAGCATCACGCTCGTCTCCCTCCACGGGAAGGCCGGGCGCTGGAAACTGCGAGTGATAGCATCCAAGCGGGATGCAATCGCACGAGCGTACGAAACTCTAGAAGAGTTGGGTTGCGCCCCCGAGTGTCACAGTATCAGCACTCTCGGAAACGGAGGAATCGACTCCGGTGGCCTGACTCATAGGCAACACACCGCGCTCACCAGAGCCTTCGAGATGGGCTACTACAACATCCCGCGAGATCTCACGTCGGCAGAACTCGCCACCGACCTCGGTGTCAGTCATCAGGCGCTCTCCGAACGATTCCGGCGCGCACACCGTGAACTGATTCAAAACGCGAACATCATCGAATGA
- a CDS encoding DUF7563 family protein, translating to MPDCENCGGWVTDQYARVFSPPETHGVRVCPNCEDKLREKGQIRKAHSTRHSNG from the coding sequence ATGCCCGACTGTGAAAACTGTGGGGGATGGGTAACCGATCAGTACGCGCGTGTGTTCTCACCGCCCGAAACACACGGTGTACGCGTCTGTCCGAACTGCGAGGATAAACTGCGCGAGAAGGGCCAAATCCGGAAAGCCCACTCAACCCGCCATTCCAATGGCTGA
- a CDS encoding helix-turn-helix domain-containing protein, with amino-acid sequence MSSACVVRGEIPAEEFALYEALSSLPDVEFEVERVVQSGDEAAMPLMWIRNADSEAITTAFEDDPSVQNLTLLSSFDNEHLYRMEWVSEVQVVLQMLTNSSATITDAYGTDGRWYLRVLYPDRDALTKTTNFVDEEGLTFEVTAIREMEGEPAGFYGLTEPQFEALSTALVEGYYQVPRETEQSELANELGISHQALSERLRRATGALIEDALLVGAVQAKQDEP; translated from the coding sequence ATGTCCAGTGCATGTGTTGTCCGAGGCGAGATTCCAGCCGAGGAGTTTGCGCTCTACGAGGCGTTGAGTTCACTACCGGATGTTGAATTCGAAGTCGAACGCGTCGTGCAGAGTGGCGACGAAGCAGCCATGCCGCTCATGTGGATTCGTAACGCCGACTCTGAGGCCATCACAACCGCCTTTGAGGACGATCCTAGTGTCCAAAACCTCACGCTGTTGTCGTCGTTCGACAACGAACACTTGTATCGCATGGAATGGGTTTCTGAAGTGCAAGTCGTTCTCCAGATGCTGACGAACTCCAGTGCGACGATCACGGACGCATACGGAACTGATGGACGCTGGTATCTCCGCGTGCTCTACCCTGATCGCGACGCTCTGACGAAGACGACTAACTTCGTCGATGAAGAGGGTCTTACCTTTGAGGTGACTGCTATCCGGGAGATGGAAGGCGAACCTGCTGGCTTCTATGGGCTTACAGAGCCACAGTTTGAAGCGCTTAGCACCGCTCTCGTTGAAGGTTACTATCAGGTGCCTCGTGAGACCGAACAGAGCGAGCTCGCCAACGAACTCGGCATTTCGCATCAAGCGCTGTCCGAACGGCTCCGGCGCGCGACAGGCGCACTCATCGAAGACGCACTACTGGTTGGTGCAGTCCAAGCAAAACAAGATGAGCCGTGA
- a CDS encoding helix-turn-helix domain-containing protein, with translation MSIIASLSINADDFVFGEVLSHTTTRIELTQFVPVDNQLVPYFWKEHNGDRTAFEQRVRDHSAVADLTNLDGRVNAHLYRIGWTDEIDGFLDALRDRDIFIEEATTTDGKAWLFRLRAIDQEELSAFQEACYDHSIPIDVRRVIHNPDTADHIPSLTGVTSKQREALLLALERGYFHVPRDISAEELGEELGISGQALSRRLQRGQQSILTNLISALNHQ, from the coding sequence ATGAGCATCATCGCCAGTCTTTCGATCAACGCCGACGATTTCGTCTTCGGCGAGGTGCTCTCTCATACCACCACCCGCATCGAACTCACACAGTTCGTTCCCGTCGACAACCAGCTCGTTCCCTACTTCTGGAAAGAACACAACGGCGACCGCACAGCCTTCGAACAGCGCGTTCGCGATCATTCTGCCGTCGCAGATCTTACCAATCTCGACGGCCGCGTCAACGCTCATCTCTACCGGATCGGCTGGACCGACGAAATCGACGGCTTTCTCGACGCGCTTCGAGATCGAGATATCTTCATCGAAGAGGCGACCACCACTGACGGCAAAGCGTGGCTCTTTCGCCTCCGCGCGATAGACCAGGAGGAACTCTCAGCGTTTCAGGAAGCATGCTACGACCACAGCATACCGATTGATGTCCGTCGCGTCATCCACAACCCCGATACGGCCGATCATATCCCGTCGCTCACGGGTGTCACATCCAAACAACGGGAAGCGCTCTTGCTCGCGCTCGAGCGTGGCTATTTCCACGTGCCACGCGACATCTCCGCCGAGGAGCTCGGCGAGGAACTCGGGATTAGCGGGCAAGCGCTCTCCCGTCGGCTCCAGCGCGGCCAGCAGAGCATTCTTACGAACCTCATCAGCGCACTAAATCACCAGTAG